The proteins below come from a single Parazoarcus communis genomic window:
- the ccoG gene encoding cytochrome c oxidase accessory protein CcoG, producing MSEPNSPQRVIPIQPLFASDPKVYPRTISGLFQRWRWVFAWLTQIVFYGLCWLPWNGRQAVLFDLDARRFFVFDFVLWPQDIIYLAILLVLSALALFLFTTVAGRLWCGYTCPQTVYTEIFLWIEQRIEGDRPKRIKLDAAPWSARKVGLKTAKHSAWLVLSLWTGFTFVGYFTPIRELADATLSFSLSGWETFWVLFYGAATYGNAGFMREQMCKYICPYAQFQFVMFDPDTLIVAYDEKRGEARGGRSKKAVPAEEGLGDCIDCSICVQVCPTGIDIRDGLQLECIGCAACIDACDQVMDKMNYPRGLIRYSTENALKNRSSTNTIIRRSLRPRVLIYSAVFFSLLAVTVWSLATRVPLKLDIERDRAVLATEAADGSIENAFQLSLINASEQARTFDVSVTGIDGIHLSAPLQVVVPAAASASATAQVRVEPGVLRVGSHPFRFSVVDAQDSTVTVSEEAKFWMR from the coding sequence ATGTCCGAGCCGAACAGCCCTCAGCGTGTCATCCCGATACAGCCGCTCTTTGCATCCGATCCCAAGGTGTATCCGCGCACGATCAGTGGCCTTTTTCAGCGCTGGCGCTGGGTTTTTGCATGGCTTACACAGATCGTATTCTACGGATTGTGCTGGTTGCCGTGGAACGGTCGTCAGGCGGTGCTGTTCGATCTGGATGCACGCCGCTTCTTCGTTTTCGACTTCGTGCTGTGGCCGCAGGACATCATCTATCTCGCGATCCTGCTGGTGCTGTCCGCCTTGGCGCTGTTTCTCTTTACCACCGTGGCCGGTCGTCTGTGGTGCGGCTACACCTGTCCACAAACCGTCTATACCGAGATCTTCCTGTGGATAGAACAGCGGATCGAAGGCGATCGACCCAAGCGCATCAAGCTTGATGCCGCGCCGTGGTCTGCACGCAAGGTCGGCCTGAAAACGGCCAAGCACAGCGCCTGGCTGGTGCTTTCACTGTGGACCGGGTTTACCTTCGTCGGCTATTTCACGCCGATCCGCGAACTGGCTGATGCGACACTGAGTTTCTCGCTGAGTGGCTGGGAGACATTCTGGGTGCTGTTCTACGGGGCAGCGACCTATGGCAACGCCGGTTTCATGCGCGAGCAGATGTGCAAGTACATCTGCCCCTACGCGCAGTTCCAGTTCGTGATGTTCGACCCCGATACCCTGATCGTGGCCTATGACGAGAAGCGGGGCGAGGCCCGTGGCGGCCGGTCAAAGAAGGCGGTGCCGGCCGAGGAGGGGCTCGGCGACTGCATCGATTGCAGCATCTGCGTACAGGTGTGTCCGACCGGCATCGATATTCGCGACGGGCTGCAGCTGGAGTGCATTGGCTGTGCGGCCTGCATCGACGCCTGCGATCAGGTGATGGACAAGATGAACTACCCGCGCGGGCTGATTCGCTACTCGACCGAAAATGCGCTCAAGAACCGCTCGTCGACGAATACGATCATTCGCCGCAGCCTGCGTCCGCGCGTGCTGATCTACTCTGCCGTGTTCTTCTCCCTGCTGGCGGTGACGGTGTGGTCGCTCGCCACGCGCGTGCCGCTCAAGCTCGATATCGAGCGTGACCGCGCCGTGCTCGCAACGGAAGCCGCTGACGGCTCGATCGAGAATGCCTTCCAGCTGAGCCTGATCAATGCCAGCGAGCAGGCGCGGACCTTCGATGTCAGCGTCACGGGCATCGACGGCATTCACCTCTCCGCACCGCTGCAGGTCGTCGTGCCGGCGGCGGCCTCGGCGTCGGCAACGGCGCAAGTCAGGGTCGAACCCGGTGTGCTGCGCGTGGGTTCGCACCCGTTCCGCTTCTCGGTGGTGGATGCGCAAGACTCGACCGTGACGGTAAGCGAAGAGGCAAAGTTCTGGATGCGGTGA
- a CDS encoding cupin domain-containing protein, with protein MQELGRLEDLPADYREALTAQNLVPLWPSLRAVLPPGKPALRTRPTFWAYEGLRPLLLKAGELTPIEKAERRVLVLANPGHGLEKMQASSSIYLGMQLLLPGEWAPAHKHTPNAVRMIVEGSGAYTTVDGEKCPMSRGDLILTPTGLWHEHGHDGDEPVVWLDVLDLPLVYYTETSYHNDGKAQDVTSTMAERSYARGGLIPSPVFSRSSERSYPMLRYPWAEARAALLNLAETQPKIEAVQVAYVNPETGSDCQNILGFSALMLRPGETLRLPARSPAMVFHMIEGAAGVDIDGTAFNLATADTCCAPGYTPVTLSNRSGSEPAFIFIADETPLHKKLGVYEVRS; from the coding sequence ATGCAGGAACTCGGTCGTCTTGAAGATCTGCCCGCGGATTACCGCGAAGCGCTTACCGCGCAAAACCTGGTACCGCTGTGGCCAAGTCTGCGCGCGGTGCTGCCCCCGGGCAAGCCGGCCCTGCGCACCCGCCCTACATTCTGGGCCTATGAGGGGCTGCGTCCACTGCTGCTGAAAGCAGGCGAACTGACACCGATCGAAAAGGCCGAGCGTCGTGTCCTGGTGCTGGCCAACCCGGGTCACGGGCTGGAAAAAATGCAGGCCAGTTCGTCGATCTACCTGGGCATGCAACTCCTGCTGCCCGGCGAATGGGCCCCTGCCCACAAGCACACACCCAACGCGGTGCGCATGATCGTGGAAGGCAGCGGCGCATACACCACCGTCGATGGCGAGAAGTGCCCAATGAGCCGCGGCGATCTGATCCTGACCCCGACCGGGCTGTGGCACGAACACGGACATGACGGCGACGAGCCGGTGGTGTGGCTCGACGTACTCGATCTGCCGCTGGTGTATTACACCGAAACGTCTTACCACAACGACGGCAAGGCGCAGGACGTCACCTCCACGATGGCCGAGCGCAGCTATGCACGCGGCGGCCTCATACCCTCCCCGGTCTTCAGTCGTAGCAGCGAGCGCAGCTATCCGATGCTGCGCTACCCATGGGCCGAGGCACGCGCCGCGTTGCTGAATCTTGCCGAAACCCAGCCGAAGATCGAAGCCGTACAGGTGGCCTACGTCAATCCGGAAACCGGAAGCGACTGCCAGAACATTCTTGGCTTCTCGGCACTGATGCTGCGCCCGGGCGAAACCCTGCGCCTGCCTGCACGATCGCCTGCCATGGTGTTCCACATGATCGAAGGTGCGGCCGGAGTCGATATCGACGGCACCGCATTCAATCTCGCAACCGCAGATACCTGCTGCGCCCCCGGCTACACCCCGGTCACGCTGAGCAACCGCTCGGGCAGCGAACCCGCCTTCATCTTCATTGCAGACGAAACCCCGCTGCACAAGAAACTCGGCGTTTATGAGGTGCGCAGCTAA
- a CDS encoding LysR family transcriptional regulator: MSALDVRLLAVFDEIYKTRSVTRAADGLGLGQPAVSIALAKLRDHFADPLFVRTSQGMEPTPLADELRDPVRETLDALERVTGYRSEFDPASSTRCFRICMTDISQLVLLPRLLVRLRGVAPAIQIEIAPLSADTSRLLESGEADLALGFVPQLEAGFYQQALFRQDYVCMVSADHPRIGSALTLAEFEAEDHAVVTSSGTGHLILDREIIRQGITRRVALRIPSFLGVAFVIEHTDLLVTIPRRLGEVLEGRGDFRVLPVPFPLPDYAVKQHWHERYHHDPGNRWLRSMISDLLSDAGSIHGLAVP; the protein is encoded by the coding sequence ATGAGTGCGCTGGATGTTCGTCTGCTGGCCGTGTTTGACGAGATCTACAAAACCCGCAGCGTGACGCGCGCGGCTGACGGACTCGGTCTGGGACAGCCGGCGGTGAGCATTGCGCTGGCGAAATTGCGCGATCACTTTGCTGACCCGCTGTTCGTACGCACGTCCCAGGGCATGGAGCCCACGCCGCTTGCAGACGAGTTGCGGGATCCGGTGCGCGAGACGCTCGATGCGCTCGAACGTGTCACCGGGTATCGCAGCGAGTTTGATCCTGCGTCGTCAACACGGTGCTTCCGCATCTGCATGACCGACATCAGCCAGCTGGTGCTCTTGCCTCGTCTGCTGGTGCGCCTGCGGGGGGTGGCGCCGGCCATACAGATCGAGATCGCGCCTCTGTCGGCAGACACCAGCCGGTTGCTGGAGTCCGGCGAGGCCGACCTCGCCCTCGGCTTCGTGCCGCAACTGGAGGCCGGCTTCTATCAGCAGGCCTTGTTCAGGCAGGATTACGTCTGCATGGTGAGTGCCGACCATCCGCGCATCGGTAGCGCGCTGACCCTTGCAGAATTTGAAGCAGAAGACCACGCGGTGGTGACATCATCGGGAACCGGGCACCTGATTCTGGATCGCGAGATCATCCGGCAGGGCATCACCCGGCGCGTTGCATTACGCATACCCAGCTTTCTTGGCGTTGCTTTCGTCATCGAACACACGGATTTGCTCGTTACCATCCCACGGCGTCTGGGCGAAGTGCTCGAGGGACGGGGCGATTTCCGCGTGCTGCCGGTGCCTTTTCCGCTGCCCGACTACGCGGTCAAGCAGCATTGGCACGAACGCTATCATCATGATCCGGGCAACCGCTGGCTGCGCAGCATGATCTCGGACCTGCTGTCCGATGCGGGCTCGATCCACGGGCTGGCAGTGCCATGA
- the maiA gene encoding maleylacetoacetate isomerase, with protein sequence MTIHNFFRSGTSHRLRIALNLKEIEYEYVAVDLRTEAHLGAAFKAVNPQQLVPALVDGDLTLIQSPAIIEWLEERHPAPALLPSDPDDRARVRAMAAIVGCDVHPINNRRILEYLRKTLGCDEAAVLAWCNTWITAGFDALETMLAADTRRGSFCFGNAPSLADVYLVPQVESARRFNVDLTPYPNIVAVDRACAELEAFRLAAPGVQPDAPGASPPEQDLYRHEQQQRRQT encoded by the coding sequence CTGACAATCCACAACTTCTTTCGCAGTGGCACCTCGCACCGGCTGCGCATCGCGCTCAATCTCAAGGAAATCGAGTACGAGTACGTCGCGGTCGACCTGCGCACCGAAGCGCATCTTGGTGCTGCATTCAAGGCGGTCAATCCGCAGCAACTCGTTCCCGCGCTGGTCGACGGCGATCTGACGCTGATCCAGTCGCCCGCCATCATCGAATGGCTGGAAGAGCGCCATCCCGCGCCCGCTCTGCTGCCGTCGGACCCGGACGACCGTGCCCGGGTGCGCGCCATGGCCGCCATCGTCGGTTGCGACGTTCATCCGATCAACAATCGCCGCATCCTCGAGTACCTGCGCAAGACGCTGGGTTGCGACGAGGCCGCAGTACTCGCCTGGTGCAACACGTGGATCACAGCAGGCTTCGATGCGCTGGAGACCATGCTCGCGGCCGACACCCGACGCGGAAGCTTCTGCTTCGGCAACGCCCCGTCGCTCGCCGACGTCTATCTGGTGCCGCAGGTGGAGAGCGCGCGCCGATTCAACGTTGATCTGACGCCTTACCCGAACATCGTCGCAGTCGACCGGGCCTGCGCCGAGCTTGAGGCCTTCCGCCTTGCGGCACCGGGCGTCCAGCCCGACGCGCCGGGCGCAAGCCCCCCTGAACAAGACCTGTACCGCCACGAACAACAACAGAGGAGACAAACATGA
- a CDS encoding TRAP transporter substrate-binding protein, with the protein MRIRQPALAAIAALLLPTLAHAEEVILKVAHFLPPISTMHAKVIEPWCEKIAAESGGKLKCQIYPSMQLGGTPPQLLNQARDGIADVVWTLPGYTPGRFPASEVFELPFITTTHEASARAMWDFVQKNAMKEFAGLKPLATWVNGPNVLHFRDKRVNTLEELKSMKVRAPSRLSNSLLDALGATPVGMPVPQMPEALSKGVIEGALIPWEVVPATKTQELTRFHAELGSERAMTTATMIYVMNKRKYESLSPELKKVIDNNSGREFSAWVAAQHVKADAAGREATVASGGTIYTIPAAEMAKWEAAAAPVTETWIKDTRDGKRLHDEAVALVKQYTK; encoded by the coding sequence ATGAGAATCCGACAACCCGCCCTGGCTGCAATCGCTGCCCTGCTACTGCCCACCCTTGCGCATGCCGAAGAAGTGATCCTCAAGGTCGCGCACTTCCTGCCGCCGATCTCGACCATGCACGCCAAGGTCATCGAGCCCTGGTGCGAAAAGATCGCGGCCGAATCCGGCGGCAAGCTCAAGTGCCAGATCTACCCCTCGATGCAGCTTGGTGGCACGCCGCCACAACTGCTCAACCAGGCACGCGACGGCATTGCCGATGTCGTGTGGACGCTCCCCGGCTACACGCCCGGCCGCTTCCCGGCATCGGAAGTCTTTGAGCTCCCCTTCATCACCACGACGCACGAGGCCTCTGCGCGCGCGATGTGGGACTTCGTGCAGAAGAACGCGATGAAGGAGTTCGCCGGCCTCAAGCCCCTCGCGACCTGGGTGAATGGTCCCAACGTCCTGCACTTCCGCGACAAGCGGGTGAACACGCTGGAGGAGCTCAAGAGCATGAAGGTTCGTGCGCCCTCACGCCTGAGCAACTCACTGCTCGACGCCCTCGGCGCCACCCCGGTGGGCATGCCGGTTCCGCAGATGCCCGAGGCCCTGTCGAAGGGTGTCATCGAAGGTGCGCTGATCCCTTGGGAAGTGGTGCCCGCAACCAAGACTCAGGAGCTGACCAGGTTTCATGCCGAGTTGGGCAGCGAGCGCGCGATGACGACCGCGACCATGATCTACGTCATGAACAAGCGCAAATACGAAAGCCTATCGCCCGAACTTAAGAAGGTCATCGACAACAACAGCGGACGCGAATTCTCAGCCTGGGTGGCTGCTCAGCACGTCAAGGCCGACGCGGCAGGTCGTGAGGCTACGGTGGCATCGGGCGGCACCATCTATACGATTCCGGCCGCCGAGATGGCGAAGTGGGAGGCTGCCGCAGCACCGGTGACCGAAACGTGGATCAAGGACACGCGGGACGGCAAGCGACTGCATGACGAGGCCGTGGCACTCGTAAAACAATACACAAAATAA
- a CDS encoding RrF2 family transcriptional regulator — protein sequence MRLSAFSDYSLRVLMHLGTHTDRLATIGEIAKLYDISENHLTKVVHQLGRAGYIDTLRGKGGGIRLARAPRQIPLGEVLRHTETDFALVECFGEGSRCHIEPDCQLKPILNEALAAMFRVLDGYTLADILTPGIERPAVINVIRPSTSADKA from the coding sequence ATGCGCCTAAGTGCCTTCTCCGACTACTCGCTACGCGTCCTGATGCATCTGGGAACGCATACCGATCGGCTCGCCACGATCGGCGAAATCGCCAAGCTGTACGACATCTCGGAAAACCATCTGACCAAGGTCGTGCATCAACTCGGTCGTGCCGGTTACATCGACACCTTGCGCGGCAAGGGTGGCGGCATCCGTCTGGCCCGCGCTCCGCGACAGATCCCGCTCGGCGAGGTACTGCGCCACACCGAGACCGACTTCGCGCTGGTGGAGTGCTTCGGTGAGGGTTCGCGCTGCCACATCGAGCCGGACTGCCAGCTCAAGCCCATCCTGAACGAAGCACTGGCTGCAATGTTCCGGGTGCTGGATGGCTACACCCTGGCCGATATTCTGACACCGGGCATCGAACGCCCAGCGGTGATCAACGTCATCAGACCATCCACCTCAGCAGACAAGGCCTGA
- a CDS encoding TRAP transporter small permease, with translation MAEALDIPVVPATGWVGRTIEQACSLMAMLAGAMFCAEAIMSVVSVVGRAAFDTPVQGDYELVQMLSAMGIAMCLPYCQLKKGHVFVDFFTLWAPAGLKRVLDALASLLLALCAFLLTWRIWEGMLEMREYGETSMVIALPVWWGYIPVAPAFALLGLAALYTFTQTLNDEVTQ, from the coding sequence ATGGCTGAAGCACTGGATATACCGGTCGTCCCGGCGACGGGATGGGTCGGCAGGACCATTGAACAGGCCTGCTCCCTGATGGCCATGCTGGCCGGGGCGATGTTCTGCGCCGAAGCGATCATGTCGGTGGTCAGCGTGGTGGGCCGGGCGGCTTTCGACACCCCTGTGCAGGGTGACTATGAACTGGTGCAGATGCTCTCCGCGATGGGCATCGCAATGTGTCTGCCCTACTGCCAGCTGAAGAAGGGGCACGTGTTCGTCGACTTCTTCACGCTGTGGGCGCCCGCCGGGCTCAAGCGCGTACTCGACGCACTTGCCTCGCTGCTGCTGGCGCTGTGCGCCTTCCTGCTGACGTGGCGGATCTGGGAAGGAATGCTCGAGATGCGCGAATATGGCGAGACCTCGATGGTGATCGCGCTGCCGGTATGGTGGGGATACATCCCGGTCGCACCGGCCTTTGCCCTGCTCGGTCTTGCCGCGCTCTATACCTTCACCCAGACACTGAACGACGAGGTGACGCAATGA
- a CDS encoding 3-hydroxybenzoate 6-monooxygenase: protein MNENLPIIVAGGGIGGLAAALALVRQGFSVKVLEQAPEIGEIGAGIQLGPNAFHAFDALGIGDKARGRAVYTDYMVMHDALDEYQVGKIPTGDAFIKRFGNPYAVIHRVDIHLSLLEGAQETGRVEFLTSTRVERIEQDENGVTVHDQHGTAHKGIALIGADGVKSVVRDHYVGDEARVTGHVVYRAVVDKKDFPENLQWNAASIWVGPNCHLVHYPLRGGEQYNVVVTFHSRNKEEWGVTEGSKEEVQSYFQGICPKARQLIELPKTWKRWATADREPIAQWSFGRATLLGDAAHPTTQYMAQGACMAMEDAVTLGEALRVCNNDFTKAFDLYQRSRVARTARIVLSSREMGRIYHAKGVERLVRNELWKGRSAERFYDAMEWLYGWNVDNCLARG, encoded by the coding sequence ATGAACGAGAACCTACCCATCATCGTCGCCGGCGGCGGCATCGGCGGACTGGCCGCGGCATTGGCACTGGTGCGCCAGGGCTTCTCCGTCAAGGTGCTGGAGCAAGCGCCCGAAATCGGCGAAATTGGCGCCGGCATTCAGCTTGGCCCCAACGCCTTCCATGCCTTCGATGCGCTGGGCATCGGAGACAAGGCGCGTGGTCGTGCTGTCTATACCGACTACATGGTCATGCACGACGCGCTCGACGAATACCAGGTCGGCAAGATCCCCACCGGCGACGCCTTCATCAAGCGTTTCGGCAACCCCTATGCCGTCATCCACCGGGTAGACATCCACCTCTCGCTGCTGGAAGGCGCACAGGAAACCGGTCGTGTCGAGTTCCTCACCTCGACCCGTGTCGAGCGTATCGAGCAGGATGAAAACGGCGTTACCGTCCATGACCAGCACGGCACCGCACACAAGGGGATCGCCCTGATCGGGGCCGACGGCGTGAAATCCGTGGTGCGCGATCACTACGTCGGTGACGAAGCCCGCGTGACCGGCCATGTCGTCTATCGTGCCGTGGTCGACAAGAAGGACTTCCCCGAGAACCTGCAGTGGAACGCGGCCAGCATCTGGGTCGGCCCCAACTGCCACCTCGTGCACTACCCGCTGCGCGGCGGCGAGCAGTACAACGTGGTGGTGACATTTCACTCCCGCAACAAGGAAGAATGGGGGGTCACGGAAGGCAGCAAGGAAGAGGTTCAGAGCTACTTCCAGGGCATCTGCCCCAAGGCACGCCAGCTGATCGAACTGCCGAAAACCTGGAAGCGCTGGGCCACCGCGGATCGCGAGCCGATCGCGCAATGGAGCTTCGGTCGCGCAACCCTGCTCGGCGATGCAGCCCACCCGACCACCCAGTACATGGCCCAGGGCGCCTGCATGGCGATGGAAGACGCCGTCACGCTGGGCGAAGCGCTGCGTGTGTGCAACAACGATTTCACCAAGGCTTTCGATCTTTATCAGCGTTCGCGGGTCGCACGTACCGCGCGCATCGTGCTGTCTTCACGCGAGATGGGGCGGATCTACCACGCCAAGGGCGTAGAGCGCCTGGTACGCAACGAATTGTGGAAGGGGCGCAGCGCCGAGCGCTTCTACGACGCAATGGAGTGGCTGTACGGCTGGAACGTCGACAACTGCCTGGCCCGGGGCTGA
- a CDS encoding fumarylacetoacetate hydrolase family protein → MTQTNYLWNPAPVYSLPVRDSEARMPVKRIFCVGRNYHAHAVEMGRPVDKSSMRPFYFLKDASTLVESGATVPYPTGTDNYHFEMELVVAIGKAGFRVDEKDADEMVFGYAAGLDMTRRDLQLVAREQGRPWDLGKNFEKSAVCTEIVPAAGLGVLESGAINLQVDGETKQTSDLSMLIWNIREIIADLSSFYHLEPGDLIYTGTPEGVGAVKPGNRITGHIDGVADVALTIGQPE, encoded by the coding sequence ATGACCCAGACCAACTATCTGTGGAACCCCGCCCCGGTGTACTCCCTGCCCGTCCGTGACAGCGAAGCCCGCATGCCGGTGAAGCGCATCTTCTGTGTGGGCCGCAACTATCACGCCCATGCCGTCGAAATGGGGCGCCCGGTGGACAAGAGCTCGATGAGACCCTTCTATTTTCTGAAGGACGCATCCACCCTGGTTGAATCCGGCGCCACCGTCCCCTACCCGACCGGTACCGACAACTACCACTTCGAGATGGAACTCGTGGTCGCCATCGGCAAGGCCGGCTTCCGCGTCGACGAGAAGGATGCCGATGAGATGGTGTTCGGCTACGCCGCCGGCCTCGACATGACCCGTCGCGACCTGCAACTGGTCGCTCGCGAACAGGGCCGCCCCTGGGATCTGGGAAAGAACTTCGAAAAATCTGCGGTGTGTACCGAGATCGTTCCCGCAGCCGGACTGGGCGTGCTTGAGTCGGGTGCGATCAACCTTCAGGTCGATGGCGAGACCAAGCAGACCTCGGACCTGTCGATGCTGATCTGGAACATCCGCGAGATCATCGCCGACCTCTCCAGCTTCTACCACCTTGAGCCAGGCGACCTGATCTACACCGGCACGCCCGAAGGCGTCGGCGCCGTCAAACCGGGCAACCGGATTACCGGCCATATCGATGGCGTCGCCGACGTGGCCCTGACCATCGGTCAGCCCGAGTAA
- a CDS encoding DUF808 domain-containing protein — MAGASLLALLDDIATVLDDVAVMTKVAAKKTAGVLGDDLALNAEQVSGVRAERELPVVWAVAVGSMRNKVILVPAALAISAFIPWLVTPLLILGGLFLCYEGVEKLAHKFLHDAAEDAAHHAEKLAAVADESVDLAAFEADKIKGAIRTDFVLSAEIIVIALGTVTGQPFMTQLAVLSAIAVLITVAVYGLVAGIVKMDDVGQHLLEKTSAFSQFVGRGLLLAAPRLMKALAVIGTAAMFMVGGGILTHGVPLLHHGIAHAAEVMGAVAGIGGVLGVVTPLVLDVVVGIIAGAITLVVVTLFGKARAMFGGGTRGASDKG, encoded by the coding sequence ATGGCCGGAGCCAGTCTGCTTGCCCTGTTGGATGACATTGCGACCGTCCTCGACGATGTCGCGGTAATGACCAAAGTCGCCGCCAAGAAAACGGCCGGCGTGCTCGGTGACGACCTCGCACTCAATGCGGAGCAGGTTTCCGGCGTGCGTGCCGAGCGCGAACTGCCGGTGGTGTGGGCGGTGGCCGTGGGGTCGATGCGCAACAAGGTGATCCTGGTGCCTGCGGCGCTGGCGATCAGTGCCTTCATTCCCTGGCTGGTGACGCCTCTGCTCATACTGGGGGGGCTGTTCCTCTGTTATGAAGGTGTCGAGAAACTGGCGCACAAGTTTCTGCACGATGCGGCCGAGGATGCTGCTCACCATGCCGAGAAACTGGCGGCGGTGGCGGATGAAAGTGTTGATCTGGCCGCGTTTGAAGCAGACAAGATCAAGGGTGCGATCCGCACTGACTTTGTCCTGTCGGCCGAGATCATCGTGATCGCGCTTGGCACCGTGACTGGGCAGCCCTTCATGACCCAGCTTGCGGTGTTGTCCGCAATTGCGGTGTTGATCACGGTTGCGGTGTATGGCCTGGTGGCGGGCATCGTGAAGATGGACGATGTCGGTCAGCACCTGCTGGAGAAGACGAGCGCTTTCTCGCAGTTTGTCGGGCGCGGGCTGCTGCTGGCTGCGCCTCGCCTGATGAAGGCGCTGGCGGTGATCGGAACGGCAGCCATGTTCATGGTGGGTGGCGGCATCCTGACCCATGGTGTTCCGCTGCTGCACCACGGTATCGCACATGCAGCGGAGGTCATGGGCGCGGTCGCCGGCATTGGTGGGGTGCTCGGTGTGGTAACGCCGCTCGTACTTGACGTCGTGGTCGGCATCATCGCCGGCGCCATCACCCTGGTTGTGGTCACGCTTTTCGGCAAGGCCCGTGCGATGTTTGGTGGTGGTACTCGCGGCGCCTCTGACAAGGGGTGA
- a CDS encoding HPP family protein, with translation MSALLLRVWSVLSAFKPNQQHVNGQERLRAAFGALLGLFATAMLGRLFVDAAALPWIIAPMGASAVLLFAVPASPLAQPWAMLGGNLLAAVIGVSCARGIPEPMMAGAVAVSAAIGLMFVLRCIHPPAGAVALTAVVGGPAIEGLGFGFVIYPVLINSVCLLALAVLYNRATGREYPQRKAVIAAAEPPGTAPSSLRGLAAEDLDAVLDEYNQVLDVSREDLRDLFLRAEAHAYRRRFGSVSCADVMTRGVISVEYGTLLEEAWEVMRRHQIKALPVVDKARRVVGMMTRADLMRRADLGGYRGFDERLRRFVRRSGRTHSDKAEVVGQVMSTPVQTAEEVTPLIDVIALLGGAGHSHIPIVDHDGRLSGIVTPRDLITELYRGRLAVTA, from the coding sequence ATGAGTGCGCTCTTGCTTCGAGTGTGGAGCGTACTTTCCGCTTTCAAGCCGAACCAGCAGCACGTCAATGGTCAGGAACGTCTGCGTGCGGCTTTTGGTGCCTTGCTGGGCCTGTTCGCAACCGCCATGCTCGGTCGGCTGTTTGTCGATGCTGCCGCCTTGCCCTGGATCATCGCGCCAATGGGGGCGTCGGCCGTGCTGCTGTTCGCCGTGCCGGCAAGTCCGCTGGCCCAGCCTTGGGCGATGCTCGGCGGTAACCTGCTGGCGGCGGTGATCGGCGTCTCGTGTGCGCGCGGGATTCCGGAGCCGATGATGGCCGGCGCGGTCGCGGTTTCCGCTGCAATCGGCCTGATGTTCGTGCTGCGCTGCATACATCCGCCAGCCGGCGCGGTGGCGCTGACCGCAGTGGTTGGCGGCCCCGCGATCGAGGGGCTCGGCTTCGGCTTCGTGATCTATCCCGTCCTGATCAATTCCGTCTGCCTGCTGGCGCTGGCGGTGCTCTACAACCGTGCGACCGGGCGTGAGTACCCGCAACGAAAGGCGGTGATCGCTGCTGCGGAACCGCCCGGCACCGCACCCTCATCGCTCCGGGGGCTGGCTGCGGAGGATCTCGATGCGGTACTCGACGAGTACAACCAGGTGCTCGACGTCAGTCGCGAAGACCTGCGTGACCTGTTCCTGCGGGCCGAAGCACATGCTTACCGACGCCGCTTCGGCAGCGTGAGCTGCGCAGACGTCATGACGCGAGGCGTGATTTCCGTCGAGTATGGAACCCTGCTTGAAGAGGCCTGGGAGGTGATGCGGCGGCACCAGATCAAGGCCTTGCCTGTGGTGGACAAGGCACGCCGGGTTGTGGGAATGATGACCCGTGCCGACCTGATGAGGCGCGCCGATCTTGGAGGCTATCGCGGATTCGACGAGCGCCTGCGGCGCTTTGTCCGCCGCAGCGGACGCACGCACAGCGACAAGGCCGAGGTTGTCGGTCAGGTCATGAGCACGCCGGTACAGACGGCGGAAGAAGTCACGCCATTGATCGATGTGATTGCACTACTAGGCGGCGCGGGCCACAGCCATATACCCATCGTGGATCACGACGGCCGGCTGAGCGGCATCGTCACCCCACGCGATCTGATTACCGAACTGTACCGGGGGCGGCTTGCGGTAACGGCGTGA